In the genome of Octopus sinensis unplaced genomic scaffold, ASM634580v1 Contig18511, whole genome shotgun sequence, one region contains:
- the LOC115231439 gene encoding putative ankyrin repeat protein RF_0381 isoform X1: MDVNKIISKIQNGDFEDVERLIKENPDKVKETTSNGLTLLMAACERGSISLITLLTESGADLNIGDKDKRTALHYAVDNRQTEAVAFLVSRRANVNEQNSQGDTPLHRAVWNKDEDVVKVLLNIKGNNNLQVNKKNKDSKTPLHLASQNGQTKIVKLLLEHNGTDICAVTNSGDTPLHLASFLGHIDIVKLLLQQKGTGICAVTQSGCTPLHHACRYGHTDTATLLLQQNGIDANKVDKAGDTPLHLAVQKQHHNVVAAMLAQDSVKLDTENNRKRTPLLEAVSAAHLGIIHDIITHGANMNAIDNDGNNCLHLSIIRKEIFHSEVEPIPILDECCKELPLDEDRRLSGIVVLSYLANQGASLYHRNNKNMTPLDYIKNQLLKENLQTFLRSLCRWCQEKKATVTLHPCQHTVICQNCCSQMTFKQCPICRQHIHSKSGFVCPKFEEKAVQAVVESVECPRCREKTVKTVAESFECPSCREKSVKTVVESFVFPKSEEKVVKTMVEYFDSIMVEEKHLHRVSQKLGGKWMVLGRELGIQQNDLETIKHDHTGNTMEQGFQMLLKWFRSNDPAKRRLQILKKALVRTECYEAHEYLSSEFN, from the exons ATGGATGTAAATAAGATTATAAGCAAGATTCAGAATGGAGACTTTGAAGATGTTGAACGGCTTATCAAAGAAAATCCTGATAAA gTTAAAGAAACAACTTCAAATGGCCTTACATTACTCATGGCTGCCTGTGAACGAGGCAGCATAAGTTTAATAACCTTATTGACAGAATCTGGCGCTGATCTCAACATCGGAGACAAAGACAAGAGGACAGCATTGCATTATGCTGTGGATAA cCGTCAAACTGAGGCTGTGGCCTTCTTAGTCTCCAGGAGAGCAAATGTTAATGAGCAGAACTCACAGGGCGACACACCTCTACATCGGGCTGTGTGGAACAAAGATGAAGATGTAGTCAAAGTCCTGTTAAATATCAAAGGAAACAACAATTTACAG GTTAACAAGAAAAATAAGGATAGTAAGACACCGCTCCATCTTGCTTCTCAGAACGGGCAAACGAAGATTGTAAAACTTCTCCTTGAACACAATGGCACAGACATCTGTGCTGTGACCAATTCAGGTGACACACCTCTGCATCTGGCCTCATTCCTTGGACACATAGACATTGTAAAACTTCTCCTACAACAGAAAGGCACTGGTATCTGTGCTGTGACCCAATCTGGTTGTACACCTCTACATCATGCCTGTCggtatggacacacagacacagctacACTTCTCCTACAACAAAATGGCATCGATGCCAATAAAGTGGACAAAGCTGGTGACACTCCTCTCCATCTGGCAGTTCAAAA GCAACACCATAATGTGGTGGCTGCAATGCTGGCCCAG GATTCAGTGAAACTGGATACTGAGAACAATCGTAAAAGAACACCCTTACTGGAAGCCGTGTCTGCAGCCCACCTCGGAATAATCCATGACATTATCACGCACGGTGCAAACATGAATGCCATCGACAATGATGGCAATAATTGTTTGCACCTTTCCATAATAAGGAAAGAGATATTCCATTCTGAGGTGGAACCCATTCCCATTTTAGATGAG TGCTGCAAAGAGCTCCCACTGGACGAGGATAGAAGGCTCTCTGGAATTGTAGTTTTGAGTTATCTTGCCAACCAAGGAGCCAGCTTATACCATcgtaataataagaatatgacCCCATTGGACTACATAAAAAATcaacttttaaaagaaaatttacaaacatttttaCGATCACT GTGTCGGTGGTGTCAAGAGAAAAAGGCTACTGTCACACTCCATCCATGTCAACATACTGTTATTTGTCAGAATTGCTGTTCTCAAATGACATTTAAGCAATGCCCCATATGTCGACAACACATACACAgcaaaagtggatttg TgtgtccaaagtttgaagagaAAGCAGTCCAGGCGGTTGTAGAGTctgttg AGTGTCCAAGGTGTAGAGAAAAAACAGTCAAGACGGTTGCAGAATCttttg AGTGTCCAAGTTGTAGAGAAAAATCAGTCAAGACGGTTGTAGAATCttttg tgtttccaaagTCTGAAGAGAAAGTAGTCAAGACgatggtagaatattttg attctATAATGGTAGAGGAGAAGCATCTTcatagggtgtcccaaaagttgGGAGGTAAATGGATGGTacttg GAAGGGAATTAGGAATTCAACAAAATGACCTGGAAACCATCAAGCATGACCATACTGGTAACACTATGGAACAAGGCTTCCAGATGCTGCTCAAATGGTTTCGAAGTAATGACCCAGCGAAACGTAgacttcaaatattaaaaaaagctcTTGTAAGAACTGAATGTTATGAGGCACACGAATATTTATCATCAGAATTCAATTGA
- the LOC115231439 gene encoding putative ankyrin repeat protein RF_0381 isoform X2 — protein MDVNKIISKIQNGDFEDVERLIKENPDKVKETTSNGLTLLMAACERGSISLITLLTESGADLNIGDKDKRTALHYAVDNRQTEAVAFLVSRRANVNEQNSQGDTPLHRAVWNKDEDVVKVLLNIKGNNNLQVNKKNKDSKTPLHLASQNGQTKIVKLLLEHNGTDICAVTNSGDTPLHLASFLGHIDIVKLLLQQKGTGICAVTQSGCTPLHHACRYGHTDTATLLLQQNGIDANKVDKAGDTPLHLAVQKQHHNVVAAMLAQDSVKLDTENNRKRTPLLEAVSAAHLGIIHDIITHGANMNAIDNDGNNCLHLSIIRKEIFHSEVEPIPILDECCKELPLDEDRRLSGIVVLSYLANQGASLYHRNNKNMTPLDYIKNQLLKENLQTFLRSLCRWCQEKKATVTLHPCQHTVICQNCCSQMTFKQCPICRQHIHSKSGFVCPKFEEKAVQAVVESVECPRCREKTVKTVAESFVFPKSEEKVVKTMVEYFDSIMVEEKHLHRVSQKLGGKWMVLGRELGIQQNDLETIKHDHTGNTMEQGFQMLLKWFRSNDPAKRRLQILKKALVRTECYEAHEYLSSEFN, from the exons ATGGATGTAAATAAGATTATAAGCAAGATTCAGAATGGAGACTTTGAAGATGTTGAACGGCTTATCAAAGAAAATCCTGATAAA gTTAAAGAAACAACTTCAAATGGCCTTACATTACTCATGGCTGCCTGTGAACGAGGCAGCATAAGTTTAATAACCTTATTGACAGAATCTGGCGCTGATCTCAACATCGGAGACAAAGACAAGAGGACAGCATTGCATTATGCTGTGGATAA cCGTCAAACTGAGGCTGTGGCCTTCTTAGTCTCCAGGAGAGCAAATGTTAATGAGCAGAACTCACAGGGCGACACACCTCTACATCGGGCTGTGTGGAACAAAGATGAAGATGTAGTCAAAGTCCTGTTAAATATCAAAGGAAACAACAATTTACAG GTTAACAAGAAAAATAAGGATAGTAAGACACCGCTCCATCTTGCTTCTCAGAACGGGCAAACGAAGATTGTAAAACTTCTCCTTGAACACAATGGCACAGACATCTGTGCTGTGACCAATTCAGGTGACACACCTCTGCATCTGGCCTCATTCCTTGGACACATAGACATTGTAAAACTTCTCCTACAACAGAAAGGCACTGGTATCTGTGCTGTGACCCAATCTGGTTGTACACCTCTACATCATGCCTGTCggtatggacacacagacacagctacACTTCTCCTACAACAAAATGGCATCGATGCCAATAAAGTGGACAAAGCTGGTGACACTCCTCTCCATCTGGCAGTTCAAAA GCAACACCATAATGTGGTGGCTGCAATGCTGGCCCAG GATTCAGTGAAACTGGATACTGAGAACAATCGTAAAAGAACACCCTTACTGGAAGCCGTGTCTGCAGCCCACCTCGGAATAATCCATGACATTATCACGCACGGTGCAAACATGAATGCCATCGACAATGATGGCAATAATTGTTTGCACCTTTCCATAATAAGGAAAGAGATATTCCATTCTGAGGTGGAACCCATTCCCATTTTAGATGAG TGCTGCAAAGAGCTCCCACTGGACGAGGATAGAAGGCTCTCTGGAATTGTAGTTTTGAGTTATCTTGCCAACCAAGGAGCCAGCTTATACCATcgtaataataagaatatgacCCCATTGGACTACATAAAAAATcaacttttaaaagaaaatttacaaacatttttaCGATCACT GTGTCGGTGGTGTCAAGAGAAAAAGGCTACTGTCACACTCCATCCATGTCAACATACTGTTATTTGTCAGAATTGCTGTTCTCAAATGACATTTAAGCAATGCCCCATATGTCGACAACACATACACAgcaaaagtggatttg TgtgtccaaagtttgaagagaAAGCAGTCCAGGCGGTTGTAGAGTctgttg AGTGTCCAAGGTGTAGAGAAAAAACAGTCAAGACGGTTGCAGAATCttttg tgtttccaaagTCTGAAGAGAAAGTAGTCAAGACgatggtagaatattttg attctATAATGGTAGAGGAGAAGCATCTTcatagggtgtcccaaaagttgGGAGGTAAATGGATGGTacttg GAAGGGAATTAGGAATTCAACAAAATGACCTGGAAACCATCAAGCATGACCATACTGGTAACACTATGGAACAAGGCTTCCAGATGCTGCTCAAATGGTTTCGAAGTAATGACCCAGCGAAACGTAgacttcaaatattaaaaaaagctcTTGTAAGAACTGAATGTTATGAGGCACACGAATATTTATCATCAGAATTCAATTGA
- the LOC115231439 gene encoding putative ankyrin repeat protein RF_0381 isoform X4: MDVNKIISKIQNGDFEDVERLIKENPDKVKETTSNGLTLLMAACERGSISLITLLTESGADLNIGDKDKRTALHYAVDNRQTEAVAFLVSRRANVNEQNSQGDTPLHRAVWNKDEDVVKVLLNIKGNNNLQVNKKNKDSKTPLHLASQNGQTKIVKLLLEHNGTDICAVTNSGDTPLHLASFLGHIDIVKLLLQQKGTGICAVTQSGCTPLHHACRYGHTDTATLLLQQNGIDANKVDKAGDTPLHLAVQKQHHNVVAAMLAQDSVKLDTENNRKRTPLLEAVSAAHLGIIHDIITHGANMNAIDNDGNNCLHLSIIRKEIFHSEVEPIPILDECCKELPLDEDRRLSGIVVLSYLANQGASLYHRNNKNMTPLDYIKNQLLKENLQTFLRSLCRWCQEKKATVTLHPCQHTVICQNCCSQMTFKQCPICRQHIHSKSGFVCPKFEEKAVQAVVESVDSIMVEEKHLHRVSQKLGGKWMVLGRELGIQQNDLETIKHDHTGNTMEQGFQMLLKWFRSNDPAKRRLQILKKALVRTECYEAHEYLSSEFN, encoded by the exons ATGGATGTAAATAAGATTATAAGCAAGATTCAGAATGGAGACTTTGAAGATGTTGAACGGCTTATCAAAGAAAATCCTGATAAA gTTAAAGAAACAACTTCAAATGGCCTTACATTACTCATGGCTGCCTGTGAACGAGGCAGCATAAGTTTAATAACCTTATTGACAGAATCTGGCGCTGATCTCAACATCGGAGACAAAGACAAGAGGACAGCATTGCATTATGCTGTGGATAA cCGTCAAACTGAGGCTGTGGCCTTCTTAGTCTCCAGGAGAGCAAATGTTAATGAGCAGAACTCACAGGGCGACACACCTCTACATCGGGCTGTGTGGAACAAAGATGAAGATGTAGTCAAAGTCCTGTTAAATATCAAAGGAAACAACAATTTACAG GTTAACAAGAAAAATAAGGATAGTAAGACACCGCTCCATCTTGCTTCTCAGAACGGGCAAACGAAGATTGTAAAACTTCTCCTTGAACACAATGGCACAGACATCTGTGCTGTGACCAATTCAGGTGACACACCTCTGCATCTGGCCTCATTCCTTGGACACATAGACATTGTAAAACTTCTCCTACAACAGAAAGGCACTGGTATCTGTGCTGTGACCCAATCTGGTTGTACACCTCTACATCATGCCTGTCggtatggacacacagacacagctacACTTCTCCTACAACAAAATGGCATCGATGCCAATAAAGTGGACAAAGCTGGTGACACTCCTCTCCATCTGGCAGTTCAAAA GCAACACCATAATGTGGTGGCTGCAATGCTGGCCCAG GATTCAGTGAAACTGGATACTGAGAACAATCGTAAAAGAACACCCTTACTGGAAGCCGTGTCTGCAGCCCACCTCGGAATAATCCATGACATTATCACGCACGGTGCAAACATGAATGCCATCGACAATGATGGCAATAATTGTTTGCACCTTTCCATAATAAGGAAAGAGATATTCCATTCTGAGGTGGAACCCATTCCCATTTTAGATGAG TGCTGCAAAGAGCTCCCACTGGACGAGGATAGAAGGCTCTCTGGAATTGTAGTTTTGAGTTATCTTGCCAACCAAGGAGCCAGCTTATACCATcgtaataataagaatatgacCCCATTGGACTACATAAAAAATcaacttttaaaagaaaatttacaaacatttttaCGATCACT GTGTCGGTGGTGTCAAGAGAAAAAGGCTACTGTCACACTCCATCCATGTCAACATACTGTTATTTGTCAGAATTGCTGTTCTCAAATGACATTTAAGCAATGCCCCATATGTCGACAACACATACACAgcaaaagtggatttg TgtgtccaaagtttgaagagaAAGCAGTCCAGGCGGTTGTAGAGTctgttg attctATAATGGTAGAGGAGAAGCATCTTcatagggtgtcccaaaagttgGGAGGTAAATGGATGGTacttg GAAGGGAATTAGGAATTCAACAAAATGACCTGGAAACCATCAAGCATGACCATACTGGTAACACTATGGAACAAGGCTTCCAGATGCTGCTCAAATGGTTTCGAAGTAATGACCCAGCGAAACGTAgacttcaaatattaaaaaaagctcTTGTAAGAACTGAATGTTATGAGGCACACGAATATTTATCATCAGAATTCAATTGA
- the LOC115231439 gene encoding putative ankyrin repeat protein RF_0381 isoform X3: MDVNKIISKIQNGDFEDVERLIKENPDKVKETTSNGLTLLMAACERGSISLITLLTESGADLNIGDKDKRTALHYAVDNRQTEAVAFLVSRRANVNEQNSQGDTPLHRAVWNKDEDVVKVLLNIKGNNNLQVNKKNKDSKTPLHLASQNGQTKIVKLLLEHNGTDICAVTNSGDTPLHLASFLGHIDIVKLLLQQKGTGICAVTQSGCTPLHHACRYGHTDTATLLLQQNGIDANKVDKAGDTPLHLAVQKQHHNVVAAMLAQDSVKLDTENNRKRTPLLEAVSAAHLGIIHDIITHGANMNAIDNDGNNCLHLSIIRKEIFHSEVEPIPILDECCKELPLDEDRRLSGIVVLSYLANQGASLYHRNNKNMTPLDYIKNQLLKENLQTFLRSLCRWCQEKKATVTLHPCQHTVICQNCCSQMTFKQCPICRQHIHSKSGFVCPKFEEKAVQAVVESVVFPKSEEKVVKTMVEYFDSIMVEEKHLHRVSQKLGGKWMVLGRELGIQQNDLETIKHDHTGNTMEQGFQMLLKWFRSNDPAKRRLQILKKALVRTECYEAHEYLSSEFN, encoded by the exons ATGGATGTAAATAAGATTATAAGCAAGATTCAGAATGGAGACTTTGAAGATGTTGAACGGCTTATCAAAGAAAATCCTGATAAA gTTAAAGAAACAACTTCAAATGGCCTTACATTACTCATGGCTGCCTGTGAACGAGGCAGCATAAGTTTAATAACCTTATTGACAGAATCTGGCGCTGATCTCAACATCGGAGACAAAGACAAGAGGACAGCATTGCATTATGCTGTGGATAA cCGTCAAACTGAGGCTGTGGCCTTCTTAGTCTCCAGGAGAGCAAATGTTAATGAGCAGAACTCACAGGGCGACACACCTCTACATCGGGCTGTGTGGAACAAAGATGAAGATGTAGTCAAAGTCCTGTTAAATATCAAAGGAAACAACAATTTACAG GTTAACAAGAAAAATAAGGATAGTAAGACACCGCTCCATCTTGCTTCTCAGAACGGGCAAACGAAGATTGTAAAACTTCTCCTTGAACACAATGGCACAGACATCTGTGCTGTGACCAATTCAGGTGACACACCTCTGCATCTGGCCTCATTCCTTGGACACATAGACATTGTAAAACTTCTCCTACAACAGAAAGGCACTGGTATCTGTGCTGTGACCCAATCTGGTTGTACACCTCTACATCATGCCTGTCggtatggacacacagacacagctacACTTCTCCTACAACAAAATGGCATCGATGCCAATAAAGTGGACAAAGCTGGTGACACTCCTCTCCATCTGGCAGTTCAAAA GCAACACCATAATGTGGTGGCTGCAATGCTGGCCCAG GATTCAGTGAAACTGGATACTGAGAACAATCGTAAAAGAACACCCTTACTGGAAGCCGTGTCTGCAGCCCACCTCGGAATAATCCATGACATTATCACGCACGGTGCAAACATGAATGCCATCGACAATGATGGCAATAATTGTTTGCACCTTTCCATAATAAGGAAAGAGATATTCCATTCTGAGGTGGAACCCATTCCCATTTTAGATGAG TGCTGCAAAGAGCTCCCACTGGACGAGGATAGAAGGCTCTCTGGAATTGTAGTTTTGAGTTATCTTGCCAACCAAGGAGCCAGCTTATACCATcgtaataataagaatatgacCCCATTGGACTACATAAAAAATcaacttttaaaagaaaatttacaaacatttttaCGATCACT GTGTCGGTGGTGTCAAGAGAAAAAGGCTACTGTCACACTCCATCCATGTCAACATACTGTTATTTGTCAGAATTGCTGTTCTCAAATGACATTTAAGCAATGCCCCATATGTCGACAACACATACACAgcaaaagtggatttg TgtgtccaaagtttgaagagaAAGCAGTCCAGGCGGTTGTAGAGTctgttg tgtttccaaagTCTGAAGAGAAAGTAGTCAAGACgatggtagaatattttg attctATAATGGTAGAGGAGAAGCATCTTcatagggtgtcccaaaagttgGGAGGTAAATGGATGGTacttg GAAGGGAATTAGGAATTCAACAAAATGACCTGGAAACCATCAAGCATGACCATACTGGTAACACTATGGAACAAGGCTTCCAGATGCTGCTCAAATGGTTTCGAAGTAATGACCCAGCGAAACGTAgacttcaaatattaaaaaaagctcTTGTAAGAACTGAATGTTATGAGGCACACGAATATTTATCATCAGAATTCAATTGA
- the LOC115231439 gene encoding putative ankyrin repeat protein RF_0381 isoform X5 — MDVNKIISKIQNGDFEDVERLIKENPDKVKETTSNGLTLLMAACERGSISLITLLTESGADLNIGDKDKRTALHYAVDNRQTEAVAFLVSRRANVNEQNSQGDTPLHRAVWNKDEDVVKVLLNIKGNNNLQVNKKNKDSKTPLHLASQNGQTKIVKLLLEHNGTDICAVTNSGDTPLHLASFLGHIDIVKLLLQQKGTGICAVTQSGCTPLHHACRYGHTDTATLLLQQNGIDANKVDKAGDTPLHLAVQKQHHNVVAAMLAQDSVKLDTENNRKRTPLLEAVSAAHLGIIHDIITHGANMNAIDNDGNNCLHLSIIRKEIFHSEVEPIPILDECCKELPLDEDRRLSGIVVLSYLANQGASLYHRNNKNMTPLDYIKNQLLKENLQTFLRSLCRWCQEKKATVTLHPCQHTVICQNCCSQMTFKQCPICRQHIHSKSGFVCPKFEEKAVQAVVESVECPRCREKTVKTVAESFGEYKITVIDFYKFYLHLRCIICVND, encoded by the exons ATGGATGTAAATAAGATTATAAGCAAGATTCAGAATGGAGACTTTGAAGATGTTGAACGGCTTATCAAAGAAAATCCTGATAAA gTTAAAGAAACAACTTCAAATGGCCTTACATTACTCATGGCTGCCTGTGAACGAGGCAGCATAAGTTTAATAACCTTATTGACAGAATCTGGCGCTGATCTCAACATCGGAGACAAAGACAAGAGGACAGCATTGCATTATGCTGTGGATAA cCGTCAAACTGAGGCTGTGGCCTTCTTAGTCTCCAGGAGAGCAAATGTTAATGAGCAGAACTCACAGGGCGACACACCTCTACATCGGGCTGTGTGGAACAAAGATGAAGATGTAGTCAAAGTCCTGTTAAATATCAAAGGAAACAACAATTTACAG GTTAACAAGAAAAATAAGGATAGTAAGACACCGCTCCATCTTGCTTCTCAGAACGGGCAAACGAAGATTGTAAAACTTCTCCTTGAACACAATGGCACAGACATCTGTGCTGTGACCAATTCAGGTGACACACCTCTGCATCTGGCCTCATTCCTTGGACACATAGACATTGTAAAACTTCTCCTACAACAGAAAGGCACTGGTATCTGTGCTGTGACCCAATCTGGTTGTACACCTCTACATCATGCCTGTCggtatggacacacagacacagctacACTTCTCCTACAACAAAATGGCATCGATGCCAATAAAGTGGACAAAGCTGGTGACACTCCTCTCCATCTGGCAGTTCAAAA GCAACACCATAATGTGGTGGCTGCAATGCTGGCCCAG GATTCAGTGAAACTGGATACTGAGAACAATCGTAAAAGAACACCCTTACTGGAAGCCGTGTCTGCAGCCCACCTCGGAATAATCCATGACATTATCACGCACGGTGCAAACATGAATGCCATCGACAATGATGGCAATAATTGTTTGCACCTTTCCATAATAAGGAAAGAGATATTCCATTCTGAGGTGGAACCCATTCCCATTTTAGATGAG TGCTGCAAAGAGCTCCCACTGGACGAGGATAGAAGGCTCTCTGGAATTGTAGTTTTGAGTTATCTTGCCAACCAAGGAGCCAGCTTATACCATcgtaataataagaatatgacCCCATTGGACTACATAAAAAATcaacttttaaaagaaaatttacaaacatttttaCGATCACT GTGTCGGTGGTGTCAAGAGAAAAAGGCTACTGTCACACTCCATCCATGTCAACATACTGTTATTTGTCAGAATTGCTGTTCTCAAATGACATTTAAGCAATGCCCCATATGTCGACAACACATACACAgcaaaagtggatttg TgtgtccaaagtttgaagagaAAGCAGTCCAGGCGGTTGTAGAGTctgttg AGTGTCCAAGGTGTAGAGAAAAAACAGTCAAGACGGTTGCAGAATCttttggtgagtataaaataactgtaattgatttctataaattttaccttcACCTGAGATGTATTATTTGTGTGAATGACTGA